The candidate division KSB1 bacterium nucleotide sequence CGTTATTTCCGCAACATAATATCTGCCGCGCTTTGTAAGCTCTTGCGCAAAAACCGAACTGGTTACACAAATTGCAAATAGTAAAAGAATCAACTGCATTGAACGTTTTTTCATTGTTTGTCTCCTTACCGATTTTCGGTATTCTTAATGTTAGGGTTCTGTAGTCTTTCCAGCGCCTTCGATGCTTGCAAGCGAACGAATTCATTGTCATCATCCTGCGAAGCACCCCTGAAAATGGGACGAACATCCGCCTCATCTTCGATTCCACTCAAAGCATTTAAAGCTTCAATCCGAATGGCTGAATTTGTGTCTTTTAATAGTGCGCGAATGAAGGCTCTTTTTATTTTTTCATTCATAGGTAAATTCGTTAAAACGTTAGCCGCTTTCAGACGAACCCCGTCTATTTCATCATTTTGCATCGCGTAAATGAGCGCGTCTTCGAGCTCCTCATCTGAAAAAGATTTTGCGCCGGAGGCTCTCACTGCAGTCAATCGGCGACCCGGGTGCTCCTCCGTCCGAATTGCATGCACCAGCAGTTTACGAATTGCAGGGTCTCCAACATTCCCGTGCAGCGAAACATCCTTGATGCTTTTGTATTGCACGGTAATATTTCCCGACTTGGGATCATATTGAATTAAATCAACACTGGCCATAAACGGCAAACTATTCTCTTCCTGCAACCCAGCCGCAAATTCTCCTTTAAATTGGGTTTCAGTATTAGCAGGTAAAAAAGCAGCCCGGCCGATTAGAATACCAACAATTAAGAAAGCGAGTGCACCGGCCAGTTGGATTCCTGCGCCTCGTTCAGAAATTTTTTCAATAAATCTATCCCACCAGCTCTCGTTGAATTCTGCTTTGCGCTCATCGCGCAGCCGCTCCCGCAAACCGCTTCGCAATTTTGACATCAAAGATTTCGAGGGTTCCAAACTAGCTTTTTCACCCAAGGTATTGTGTAGAGTCCGCGTCGCTTCTAATTGTTCACGGCACCGTCCACAATGGTCGAGATGCGCCTCAAATTCTTCCTTCTCAGCCTTCCCTAATTCGCTGTAAAGATAAAGAGGAATCTGTTTCTCTAAGTGGTTGTTTTGTTTCATAATACTTCCTTATACTTCCTTTAAATTTTGGAATATTCCTTTAACTGCCGCTGCATTTTTTGGGTAGCCCGAAAAAGATAATTTTTAACCGTCCCTTCCGAGCATTTTAATATTTCAGCAATTTCTTTAAGTTTATGTCCATGGTAGTGGCGCAGTATAAAAACAGTTTTTTGCTTAGGTGATAACTGTTGCAAAGCTGCTTCGATTTCCCTGGACAATTCCAGGTTCAGAAAAGACTCCTCCGGGTTTTGCTCTTCAGACTTGACACTCTTTTTCCAGTTTTCATCTCCATTTTGAAATTCCCTGTCAATAGAATAAGCTTTCAGACGACGTCTCTTTTTATTAAAATTTATGCAATAATTCACTACGACCCGGTAAAGCCAGGTAGAAAATTCGCTCTTGAATTTAAACCGATGTAGATTTTTATAAACCCGCACCAACACTTCCTGGTAAATATCCTCAGCGTCCTGAGTGTTATTTACCATGTTGTAAGCAAGCTGCAAAACCTGCCTGTCATAATTTTTTACAAGTGATTCAAATGCCAAAATATTGCCTCTTTGGGCTTTCTTGATTAAAGCTTTTTCGTCATGACTCATCGTTCAATTTCATTAGACCGGAAAAATCAAAAATGGTTTGCATGAATGCGCCAAAAAGCACTTGCATTTTGCCATAGAAATAAGGAAATTATTTTTGAATTATTCAAGGATTATCATCATCACTGTTGGGGCGATTGGGTGAATCGCTCTTACGGTTAACTCAAATCAATCAAAATCTTGTTTAAATCAAACTACATCGCCATCGCAGGCAATATCGGGGTTGGCAAAACAACACTCACCAAACTCCTTAAAGAAAGATTTGGCTGGCAAATTTTCTGTGAACCGGAAGTAAAAAATCCTTACCTCGAGGACTTTTATGAGGACATGCGGCGCTGGGCTTACCACTCACAAATCTTTTTTCTTACCGAACGATTTAAAGATCATCTGCGAATTCAAAAGAGTGAAAAACCGTGCGTGCAGGACCGAACGATCTATGAAGACGCCGAGATTTTTGTAGAAAATCTTTACTCGCGTGAACTGATGCCGGAGAGGGATTACCAATCTTATCGAAATTTGTATGAAGCAATGGCCGAATCTTTGCAAAATCCGGGGCTGGTCGTTTACTTGAAAGCCTCAACCTGGACGCTCATCAGCCGGATTCGCAAGCGCGGTCGCAGCTACGAACGCGATATCGACCGGGAGTATTTGGCACAGTTGAATATCGGCTATGACAACTGGATTAAAAAAATCTCAGAGGGTTGGAATGTCCTTGTAATCGATACCGACAATTATGACATTGACCGGGATGTGGATTGGTTGGAAGGAATTTTGGAGGAGATTCGGGAGAAAGTGAGAAATAAAAATTAGCTGATTTTATTGAAAACCAGCGGATAAGTCACCGTCACCGTTCCTTGGTCAATGGCTTCGTATTTCCACTTACGGACGAAGTTCAAAATCTCGCGTTCGAATTCGGGCTTGTTCAGACTCGAAGAAAGAAGCTTGATACTCGAAACAGCGCCGCTTGCTGCAATTACCACTTCCACCACCATTTTCCCGCCCAGGTCAGGATTGTGCTTCAAATACTTGTTGTAAATATAAGTCAATCGTCCGGTGTAATTCAGCATGACCCTCCGCACAGAATCTTCGGAGCGCTTGCCGAGACCGGTGCCGGTGCCGGTCAGGCTGCCAATTCTATCCACGCTAATCCGGCCTTTTTCGCCAAATGACACCGATTCAACTTGATCTAGGTTACCGAGAATATCTTCAATCCCCCCACCTGCCTCACTTGCTGCAATCAGGTCGTTTAAATCATCGCCTGCTTTGCCGTTGCCGGGACTCCTGCCGATTTGCAGAGCGGTCGTTGACATCACTTCGTCCAGTTCTTTCACGAGGCCTTTGTCCAGTAAAAAATCGGCCAGTGGACTGGACTGCTCTGTTCCGCCGACGCCTGTCAGCAAGCCAAGAATCCCCTGTCTTTCAGGTGGGGCTTCGCTGCCTTTTTTAGCTTTGCTTGCAATGTCAGTTTCTTCAGCATCTTCACGACCGCGTCTAACAGTGGAATCTTCGTCTATAAAACCAACCGGTCTGTTTTTGACGATAATTTTTGCAAGTCTTTCAGGCACCCTGATTGCATTAACTTGAGTTGTAATATCCGTCGGCAACGTATTCATATATCTTAGGATGAATACGTGCAGAACGATCATTAAAATCAAGATGATTTTAAAGGGCAAATCTCGGCCTAAATCCTTAAATGTCGCATAAATCCATGAATAGCCTTTGAACTTCGGGAGAGTTTGTGCCGCTTCCTGAGTACCGTCGACAAACTGAAAGGTAATTTTAGCATCGCCGGCGACAATAATCCCTTTTTTACCTTCAGTAATTGGATAAGTAAAACTATCTTTTTTTAGTGGGAGCAATTGATGGGCGATCATGTCGTGGAAAGATAACCTTGATTCCCCGGCATGAACTTCTCCCCGCATATGCTTATTAAAATTCAGCTGGAAGTGATTATTTTTTCTCGTAAACAAGTCATGTCGTTTAGGGAAATGTTCACCGTAAATAGTGACATCGTTGTTGGGATGCTGGCCAATAGTGAGGCGGTCTCGTTTTCTCAGCCGCCTGTGGCTGACTTTACCGGACTGCTCTATTTTTACCAGAAGTTGTTTAACCGATTTAGCCATTTAAATTTTAGCTTTGCTCCGCCTGATTTACCACTAACAACATATCGTTAAACCCCACCTGACCGCAGGTGAACATAATCTTCTTTAAAAGACCGAACGGAATGTCCTTATCTCCCTGGATCGCTATATTCCCCTTAAAACGCATGTTTGCGTTCAACTGCGCTAGATCTTCGGTAAAGGCACGAATTTGCTGGAGTTGCGTTTTCAGAGGATTGATAATGTTTCCTTGCTGATTTAATACTGTCGCGACTTTCTCAACCGGTGTGCCGTCCAGGATAATCCATTCGTTTGTCACCACCAGGATGGGAGCCGCTTTTGGAGGTGTCTGAGCCGTGGATTCCGGGAGGTGTAAATCCCTGGCCACGCTCATGATCTCGCCCTCCACAGAAAAACTCTTCAGGAGGAAAACCAACAGAATCGTAAACATGTCGATCATCGAAGTCAACCGCAAAGTAAAAGAACTGATCGACTTCGACCTGCGTGGTTTTACGATAAATAAATGATCGTTTTCTTCTTCAAAATTGAAATACATTTTTAACCTGAAATTGAAATATTAAAAAAGCCGTTCTCCCGGCAGCGATCCATGACTTTGATGATCGTATCATATTTAATCGAAAGGTGCGGTGCTAAAATAATGTCTTCTGTTTGCACGTGTCTTTCTTTGATTTTCTGCAGCTTCTCAACTAGGGTTTGAAAATCAAAATTAGCTTCTTTTTTTATAATGAACGGGATCTTCATCCCTTTGGTTTTTAATTCGAAGCCCTTTTCGGAAATTGCCAAAATTGTAACCACGGGATTATTTAGCGGTTTTTGCGCTTCACCGGCCTGAGTAGAAGTCGGCAGTGAAAACTCTAAAATTGATAATTTCACAAAAACTGCGGTTAAGAGCAAGAATGGCACTAAAATCAAGAATATGTTCATCACCGGTGTGATATTGAGCTCAGCTTCCTCGTAGCGGTTTTCTCGATGCAGAGCCTTTTTCAGATTCATAATTAGGCCTTCGCGCCAATCAGACGTTGGTAAATTCGGGCAATGT carries:
- a CDS encoding HEAT repeat domain-containing protein, yielding MKQNNHLEKQIPLYLYSELGKAEKEEFEAHLDHCGRCREQLEATRTLHNTLGEKASLEPSKSLMSKLRSGLRERLRDERKAEFNESWWDRFIEKISERGAGIQLAGALAFLIVGILIGRAAFLPANTETQFKGEFAAGLQEENSLPFMASVDLIQYDPKSGNITVQYKSIKDVSLHGNVGDPAIRKLLVHAIRTEEHPGRRLTAVRASGAKSFSDEELEDALIYAMQNDEIDGVRLKAANVLTNLPMNEKIKRAFIRALLKDTNSAIRIEALNALSGIEDEADVRPIFRGASQDDDNEFVRLQASKALERLQNPNIKNTENR
- a CDS encoding RNA polymerase sigma factor — its product is MSHDEKALIKKAQRGNILAFESLVKNYDRQVLQLAYNMVNNTQDAEDIYQEVLVRVYKNLHRFKFKSEFSTWLYRVVVNYCINFNKKRRRLKAYSIDREFQNGDENWKKSVKSEEQNPEESFLNLELSREIEAALQQLSPKQKTVFILRHYHGHKLKEIAEILKCSEGTVKNYLFRATQKMQRQLKEYSKI
- a CDS encoding deoxynucleoside kinase codes for the protein MFKSNYIAIAGNIGVGKTTLTKLLKERFGWQIFCEPEVKNPYLEDFYEDMRRWAYHSQIFFLTERFKDHLRIQKSEKPCVQDRTIYEDAEIFVENLYSRELMPERDYQSYRNLYEAMAESLQNPGLVVYLKASTWTLISRIRKRGRSYERDIDREYLAQLNIGYDNWIKKISEGWNVLVIDTDNYDIDRDVDWLEGILEEIREKVRNKN
- a CDS encoding TonB family protein, with protein sequence MAKSVKQLLVKIEQSGKVSHRRLRKRDRLTIGQHPNNDVTIYGEHFPKRHDLFTRKNNHFQLNFNKHMRGEVHAGESRLSFHDMIAHQLLPLKKDSFTYPITEGKKGIIVAGDAKITFQFVDGTQEAAQTLPKFKGYSWIYATFKDLGRDLPFKIILILMIVLHVFILRYMNTLPTDITTQVNAIRVPERLAKIIVKNRPVGFIDEDSTVRRGREDAEETDIASKAKKGSEAPPERQGILGLLTGVGGTEQSSPLADFLLDKGLVKELDEVMSTTALQIGRSPGNGKAGDDLNDLIAASEAGGGIEDILGNLDQVESVSFGEKGRISVDRIGSLTGTGTGLGKRSEDSVRRVMLNYTGRLTYIYNKYLKHNPDLGGKMVVEVVIAASGAVSSIKLLSSSLNKPEFEREILNFVRKWKYEAIDQGTVTVTYPLVFNKIS
- a CDS encoding biopolymer transporter ExbD — its product is MYFNFEEENDHLFIVKPRRSKSISSFTLRLTSMIDMFTILLVFLLKSFSVEGEIMSVARDLHLPESTAQTPPKAAPILVVTNEWIILDGTPVEKVATVLNQQGNIINPLKTQLQQIRAFTEDLAQLNANMRFKGNIAIQGDKDIPFGLLKKIMFTCGQVGFNDMLLVVNQAEQS
- a CDS encoding biopolymer transporter ExbD; amino-acid sequence: MNLKKALHRENRYEEAELNITPVMNIFLILVPFLLLTAVFVKLSILEFSLPTSTQAGEAQKPLNNPVVTILAISEKGFELKTKGMKIPFIIKKEANFDFQTLVEKLQKIKERHVQTEDIILAPHLSIKYDTIIKVMDRCRENGFFNISISG